A stretch of DNA from Glycine max cultivar Williams 82 chromosome 18, Glycine_max_v4.0, whole genome shotgun sequence:
CCAGATCTCTGGTGCTTGATTGTTGCATTTCATGCTCATCTAACAAAAATTTGCATCTCATGAGAAGCCTTTcaagaacaaacaaaaatccCCATCTAATGTAGCAGTATTTTGATTTTAGAAGGCCACACATAAGTAAAATAGGCAAAGGAACATCTGATGTATTTGAAGAATCTTGAGTTCCAGCTTGAGCAATTTTCTGCAGGAAGTATGTGATACTCGACCATATATTTCCATCTCTTTCTCCATTAATTTCAGCAATAAGCAGATCACCTAACCAGATATACCCATTTTGACGGTAAGAAATTCTCTCAGAGTGAAGAAGAGAATGTAAAGTAGCCCATGAGTGCTTTGCCTGCAAACCAATGCCATTTCTCATAATCACACCTTCCATATTTTCCAGAAACTTGAGAGATTTGGTTATCTGATTCATATGAGAGAACTCTTTGTCCAAATGAGTAAATGTACTTATTACAGAATCAAATTTCTCTGCTACAACTTCCAGTAGCTGCAAAGATTTAGCATATACGaggaaatatattaaaattaaaagtgacaaCAATTTCCTAATATTTATTAATGGGTATAATGAATGTAAAACAAACTTATATTTGAACTAAAACAAGTGAAGTGAAGCATTATCCTGATATTATGTAGTGAGTTAGAGCAAACTGTAAGGTAAAGGCAGATGCAGCTCAGTGAAAGCAACACGTACTTTTTACCTACAATGATTTCATTATCTTGTGATTTTAGTAGCAGAGCTTTTCTGTTCGTTGAGGGTATTACACTTGCCTATATACAAAGCTATGAGAAGCACTAGACAAACTGTTTCACTTGCTTTCTCCAGAGCCCAAATGGTTAAATGTTACCTGCCTTTAGAAACTAATCCAAGTTgattttttgctatctgtattTTACAAAGAAACTTATCTTGCAGCTTgttgacattaaaaaaaaagcatttggaCTTATAATGTTCATCACCCCACATAAAAACATCCACCAAAGGAGAGGggaagaaaaggaaggagaaaGAGGGAGGAACTCACTGGAATCATGAAGAATAGCCCTAAAACTATTTAGACAACTAGATAAGAAAAGAAGAACATGGAAGTACCATATTTAGTCGTTCACTGTTGGGATATCTGGACAGTGCTGATGCAATTGATCTTCTCAGAATCTCTCCAATACCTTCTACCCCAAGTTTAACAGAAATATAAAATGCCTCAGGCGCATTTGTTTGAGCAAGAAGAGCAGCAAGAGGTTGGATCTCATCATCATTATATTCATTGACACCACTAGCAATGCATGTTTCATTTATTTGATGCAGAATGTAATCAAAAAGCACCAAATACAGATTTTTCCTCTCTTCTCTTGAGTTTGCAAGGGAATACTGCAATCAACATAGCAAAAAGCAGGGGGAAATCATATAATTTGAAACTAACACTGTAATTAGGATCTTGGTTTAGGGCTTTATCAACATTTTATACTACTctgaaaaaccaaaaagcagGAATCTTATCAAATAAATCTATATTGGGCACATCAAGCAATCACAATAACAAAAGTCTTATTCCATTATGGTCAAGCAATCACAACTCTAGTTTATTACCAAAcaatttaagaataattttccaACATTCTTTTACAATCCTAAAAGCCAAATACTGCACAATTTCTAATACTAGTTTtgttatttcaaattttcaacatAATACATTCGTAGAATTCTGCAAATATAAAGAACATCGTATATCACCCATAATATACTTGTTTTGCTAGCCAAGGAGCCATTGTTAATTAAGAGGTCAACTGATGAAGAAACATGTCGGGCATTTTATATGCAACATGGATACAATAATTAGTGTTGGTATTCACTATTTAAAGGGGCAAAAGTATTAGTGATAATAAACTCTATTGGAGGTATATCAAGATTGAGGTTAAAAGATATGCACacctcaataaaaataaattgaacccCTCCGatcagatcaagttgatccacaaGAAACTTTGGTTTGCCAGGTACAGACTCAGCAACTTCATAAAACATGTTGGTTAACATGGAAATAAGCTTACAATGAACTAACTCTGCCCAGGAGTTCTCCCTACTGCTTTTTACGAGTGCCTTCAGAACCTATAGGCAGATTGGAAGTAACTAAATTAGACagttatatcataattaatgaCATAGAACATTAACAATTTATAACAAAGTAGTGAATGAATGGCTGTATTAAAATAGATCTAAAAAAACTTCCAAAATTTGTTAATTGGCAAGCATCCTCTCCCCTAACTCCCTGTCCAACCTcccaaaaaagaagcaaaacatTTACCCAGCAGAATgtgaacaaaaaatcaaatttccatgAAATACTGGTAAAAGCAGATAGGAAAGGGGGATATTATTTCTCACCCTTATGTCAAGACCACGCAAACGGTTTCTCTTGATCTTCCCTCTATCACAGACAAAATACAGCAAACAGCTGAGAGCAGATGCCCAAACAGATTCATCCTTTTCTTCAGACTGTATAAAGCAATTGATCGCATAAAGTTTAAGTTATGACAGCAGCATGTTTAAACCATTATGTTTGAAAAACAGAAAAGTAGACATACAGATAACATAATTGTCTTAAGAACATTAATGTGAAATACATGAtaaaaactttttctttatcCACCTAAGCAGAATCAATCTCAGATTTTGAAATAAAGTACAAGATATGTGATTGAAACTAATCCAAACCCAATCAGACACATTAGTAATACctcaaaagagttttttttattatcaaaaacaTTAATTGTCAAAAGATGCTTCCACTACCTACAAGTATATTAAGCATTAAGGTAACACCTATGACTACAACAATTATTCTTCAATTTCATCCTGTATTCCAAAGATTTAGCCCCCATGTTATTATACTctacaaatttaacaaattacAGTGCTGCATTACACTACAAGTCATATATAGTTAAAAACAAGACATTGATAAGAACATCTTCAGGAAACAGTTACTTCTGCTTAATATAGCTAATGGGGATTTATTTAGAATGTGCACAAGATGTAAGGACGAATTAATGGCGCATATACATTTAGAGAATTTAAATCCCCTTATTTTAGCTTATACAGTGATCCTATCAATTTAGTAGTCTAGAGGGAGATATCCATGACAGTGGAACCCTGTGTACAATGTCTTCTTTCTATATCTTTAAATGACAAGGTCATATGAGGATCTAAAATTTGAGGATCCAAATCCATATTTATACTATATCACACTAGATTACATTATCTCCTTCTTATCCTGTAGTACCCCTAGTActattatttgattaatatatatattatctttgcagttaaaaaaaaaacaatatacttCTATGCAATATTGAACAAAAATTGATTCGTGTGTCCACACATATATGCATGTAGGTACGTATGTATGTATCATATTAAAAAAGCCAACTTTTGAATGTTTTATGATATCATAACTGAATTCAGAAGTAGAATTTAACTGTCCAGGTGGACAAATCATCTAGAAAAATTTGACAATTATCTGATAAAAAGTCTTATTTCTAGtcatatgaaatatattttataaaacagcAACTGATAGActaattgttgctttaattACTCCCAAGCAAATGCTAATATCACTACAAATCCATCTAACTTTGCTATCTAagtcttaaaacaaaaaataaagtagcAAATTCCCGGTCTCaataaaacttcgtaccccattgcccagagactcttcgctatgcgaaggtatgggggagggataatgtacgcagccttacccttgcatatgcaaagaggctgtttccggattcgaacccatgaccaacaagtcaccaaggctgTTTCCCGGTCTCaatgctgtaaaaaaaaaaacaatgcagTCTTTTCTTGTATTCTTATATTTTCAATCCATTTAAAAATTCCCCTTCCTCATTATAGTTTTTCAATGGAAACTCATCTAAACCATATCATGTACAAcagaaattaatatattgtgaaaaatgtcaaatataaaatattgccACTCATCAATCAGATGATCCCAgccaagaaaaattattaagaaacaCAAGCAATAATCTTGTTCAACAGTTTCGTTTTCAATGATACCTGAACAAGAAGAAGTAGTATCTCATACAGAATATTTAAAATCCAAGACTCAAACTTATCAATAGCAGAGCCTGTGTCTGATTTGTTCTGAGGACTTCCTTTACTGCTTCCTTGCACCATAACTTGAGTGTCACTGTCATAATAGGATTCTTGAGAATATTCTTCTTCAATAGTGGAAGCATCATCAGCAATTATCGGTTCTAGGAGATGTGCATGAACCGCAAGGTTTAGAATTAAATCAAAAGCACGAACCCTGCATGCTGTTTTAGAAGAACTAAGCATATCCTGAAATATGcatttgaaataaattagtACCCAAAAGAATTACAGATGGCATAACAGAGAACAAGTACTTTATTTAAGCATCACCTCAAGCATAGAAAGAATGAGAGGAGCAGCTGTCTGAGAATCTAAAACATAcctacaaaataatatttgtatgaCCATCATACATAGCCGACTCGCAGAATAGTGCAAAACCATAGAAATGTGAAATAACATACAAGTTCAATCAATCAGTTGGTCAGAAAATCCATTTCTGGTTAAGGAATCTGGCACTCATGATATTTTTACCCCAGACATTGAAAAGCTTAATCCTCAAAGTTTTGAAATTACCACGTAGCCATATCTTGGCAATGCTTTCATGCAACAATGTATTAGCAATACATTATCCAGTGACCCATACTATAATCAAATGGACAATAGCAAAATACCAATCAATGAGTTATACATTCATACACCTCTATAAAACCCTCCCTCCTTTCTGTAACAAAACAAATAGTTCCTTCAATTGCGAAGGGCACACACCCGTCTCCCCATtgataattaacaaattttcaaggagATTGTGGAGAATATCCAATGCCAGGAGTATGAGTGTTAAATGGCTACTTGTAATCTTTGCAGATAAGAGAATTATATCTGTTTCATGGCTTTTGCACATGAACCTACAGTTCACTGCAGGTCAAACCATGTTAAACTGTCTATTTTTCTTCTCCCTCTGTTCGCACAGCTTCTAAGCATGGCATTCCTCAAATTGGTGCCAAATTGCAAGAATTTCTGGCTGATTTTTGGAATATAATTTTACTTCGGAAGAGGGAGGAGcaacttcaataaaaaatactttctaatttgaaattttaactcCACTATTTTATAAGTAATAATCCCAAACATTTTTCTTCGATTTTTCAATAGCAATCCCTCCTCTTTCCTCTACtttgaaaattaattcaacTCATCCCAGTTTAGAATTtgtgatttaaaattttgatcataGAAATTAGGAATATACAGTAAAACTTTATTTGGGGCTAAGAAAATGATAACCAGAAAAGgaataaaacataaaagacaaCAATTAATTGAAACATACATGTCAATAATTAGTTTAATAAGGACGCTCACAGCCACATCCGTTGATGGTTTTCCACTGTTATTACTTAGTCTAGTTGATGCTGTAGTAGCATTGGTATTCGGGGAATAAGCCTCTGAGCAAACTGCAGCAATAACATCCTGTACCTCAGCGGGGTTCAATCGCAGAGGTTGTTGCTCACTGGTCAGCATAAGAGAACATTTAGATGTAGAAACACAAATAAATCAATTGTTAACAGCTAGAGtatgctaaaaaaaaattataattcttcaCTGTATACATATGCAGTATGTATGTTTGGAACCCaggaaagaaaaatgagaaattaataGAAACAAACAACTTTATTGAACAATTGAAATAAGAGAAAGAATTCTCCCTCAAGGGTTTCCCCTTACAAACTTCCCTCACGGGTTTCCCCTTACAAACTTCATAAGTTTTTGAATGCCTCCTTCCATCCTTATCCCCATCACCCCCCAGATCCCCTCCAACTAACTACCCTAAAAGACCCAAACAGTTTTCCCCTTCCCTTTTGTCCAAAcaacaattcaaattcaagcAAATACAAATCATTTATACTAATGTAAATCATGGAAAGGAAACTTAGAAGTTTTAGGATCAAGTAACCATTGCTTTGAAAGAAATGCCCACTAttatatgaatgcattttttatgaaatttactaaaacagaataacaaaaaaatctgAATCAAAATTGGAAAGCAATCACAGCAATTTGATTTGCGACGATGCAAGACTCAAGTTAAAACTTGTATTGTGGCATGCATTTTCAGATGTAGTAAAAACAGGTGCAAACATTTGTTATCTAATTCCTCTGAAGATTCTCTACAGTCAATATGATCTAAACCTGTAATGACGATACTGGAAAAGCTGTCGAGCTCTGGGACGGAATGTAGTAACAGGAAAATCCTCCCTGTAGAAATGGAGATGTTCAGAACAGCAAATCAAATCATGAAAAAATTCAGCATGCCAAAGTAGTGAAAAAATAAACAGTTCTTTTATGCATCTTGTGCGAAAAAGAGTATCAAGCATTTATCCCCAAAGAGAGAGTATCAAACTGTAGAGTAGCAAATAAATACTTATCACATAATTTTGACCATATAAACAAACGATAATTCATGGAACACTACAGTCTTTATGGGAATGAGTGGTTAATGAACCAAACAGAACCCCAAACTACTGCATAAAGATTACTTGCTCTATTTCtttgaagaataaaaagatattatgAAGTGGGAAGAACAAGATCAGCACCTCCCCCCCAGTCAATTAATCAATAAGAAATTTTCTGTTCATTAAAAGCAATGGATAATTATAATTCTtacactaaaatttatttttattttcatagaaGCCTACAGGACATGACAATGTAATACATTTGTCTTTTGCAGGCTAATCTAATATTCTATAAACCATTGGTTTTAGATTGTAAGTACTTTAATTTCACAATAACCTTATTAACTATAATGCAGGTGATCAttcaacttttttatataacatttggctaaaaataaattatgcaagATTTATTGTGGCATgaacttaaatataaaagaattagaaaaagaaaaatatcaaaaatgcAAGTTGATATAAGAACATGCCAAATCTGACGAGAGCCCGGTTTTGTGCGTTTAGATGCTGTTATTGCTCTCAGATGGGGGCGAGCAGAGTCAGAATTAGTTATTGGTGTTACAGGAGAAGACTGCAATAGCTGATCCAGGTAAGGCATATCATCGGTTCCAAAAAATTTCCATGGTTGCCCCTTCATCTTAGATTCTATATCTCCTACAAGTAGAGCTGCAGCACCTATTTCTAAGAAACTATGTGCTGTCATGTCTTGAGAATTCACAGCTCGATCACtgcattaaaaatgttaaataacaaAGTCAATTTCTGAAACTACAGTGGGAAAAAACTAACAGGTAAAGTAGAGATATAAACTACAGTGGCCACTACCAAGACACCTAAACCAACATGAAACATAGATTATTACTTTTCAGTCCCTATAGATGATGACTGTGGTTCCTCAAGCCAGCGCCATTTTAGAACATCATGAGCAATGAACCCTAGTTCATCTGTTTCATTAGCTTTTTCGATTTTTGATAACCTTGAAACAGATAGAGCACTTGAATCCTTCTCTAGTGTTTTTGGAACACTTGCAGAACTTGGTGTTTCTGGAATACTTGCAGGAGTTAGTTGGGAATTGAAGGATTTACTCAGCAAAGATGACAATGTCGGTAGTGACTGTCCCGATGAAGGTGGTCCAGCAAATGAAGCTGGTTGAAAAAGCCGTTTAGGAATGTGTTGAGCAACTAGGGAACGCACATAACTTAATGACTTTACAAGGGACTCAGAGGCAAAGGTAGATACAGGTAAAGGAGATGTATTTGATGCACCAGATTGTCGATTCAAAGCTAGTGACCACGGCTGAGTTGGGTTAATATCACATTCAGCAATCATGGTTGAGCAAAAGAGATCTATCTGAATTAATGTCTCCTCACTTGGTTTGTATCTGTAGTAAGAAGACAAATAAGGAAATCATGTTACACATTAGTACATCTTTGGATtagcttatttttctttcatgagTATGACAAAAGCTTATAATCAAATTGTTCAAGAAAGAAACTGACTGAAAAGCTAGTTGAgtgtaaaataatcaaaacccAGAAGCACAAATTTGACAAATAATGAGAGGCATTGCCATGTCATAGGAAATAAATATGCTAGAACATATTAATCTTTACATGTAAGTATTCTACCATATTATTCCTTAGTTTATTATTACGAGTGCTTGTATGTCCGTTAATAGAATCTTGAGAGAAGATTTTTAATAACAGAAaatgaaagaggaaaaaaactTTAGTTTCATTAACCCAACTAACTCCAGAGTACAGATCTGTTTATATAGACAAAGCTGTTAGCTATGACAGCTGTAATTAGTTGTCATTAACTAACTCACTAAGACTCAACTACCCGAGACTGCAGTCGAATAGCTGCAGCTCTCTTACAATACTCCAATATCCATTATtgcatatatatgtaaatatatcaGAAACTTTAATACACATTAGAGcagtaaattttgaaaaaaaatccatttccACAAAAACTCAGAACATCTTACTGTAGAATGTAATGAAGCAACGGGATAACATCATGCTCTAGCACTTTTTGTGGTACCTTTCACCATCATTGTTTAAATAATGGACTTTACTGACACCAAGCATACATCATTGTTCTGTTTGTAAAATTGGTAAAACTAGATAATATTCTTCCAACAATTTAGTTCTCTAGGAGTAGAAGCTCAATTTCAGCTCAATTTTTGCAGTAAAGCAAGCAAAACAGAAGATATACCAATGACTTTTCAGCATTGATGAAAATACCTACCATACTCTCCTCTTTTTGGCATTTTATCTACTTACATAAAGATTGTGACAGAAAATTGtgtaaataaattcttttattgaTATAAGCAACATTGTAGTAACATGCAATGCAACTCTATGAAATGAGAGTCGAAGAGCTAGAGTGATAGATGATGTCTCAGATAGAAATCTGGAAACTGTTGAGTATATACTTATTTAGTAACTGGCAACATACCTTAGGAGATACCGCTTCAAAAGTGCCACACACCTTGTGACTACCGCAGGACTGACAGAAAATAGTGTCAAAGTTAGAAGCTGCTGGAATTTGAAATGGTCTGCATAATGCTAACAGGCAAAAGGTAATAAAGAAATAGAAACAATATTTGAGGTGCCTAACAGATACTAAACAGCAGCCTAAGTGGCTCAGCTGAACAAAATACTAGTACAAAGCCGATTACAATAGTTCAACTGTGGAAAACATTAACAGATCCAAATCAAATAGGAACTAGATCTTCGATgaattgaaaggaaaatcaGGTTCAATCCCAGAACAGAATGAAGCTACAAGTAGATAAAAGAAGGGAGATTGTTTATCAGGtttgtgattttgtttatcTGGAGATTCAACAGTACAGACTTTGATCTCTAGCAAAAAGAGCCAATGAAAAAGCTAGACCAATGTTTAATCATAAGGGCCACCCATGGAAAAACCTAGGACTAGGAGAGGTGACATACAGGCTGAAATTTCCTGACAACAGTCATGTTTTAATCCCCCCCGCTGTCTTGTTCTATTTATACCTAATTTTTCTCTTTAGAGTTCCTAGAGCTCCCTGTAAGGCTTGTTGTAAAACCCGTTGTCAAACTTGATTAATCACTCTTTGTTGTTCAAAATGAATGGCTtcgtttttgtaattttctaaTTGTTCCAAAGTCgtataaattgaattaattaaattcattttttctcgTTCGAcatccaatccaatccttgcTGAAAAATCAGTTTCTGTTTCTGCTCTTATTCATCCCTTACCTAGCTTGCTTCTAAGAATGAGAACATCAGGTTCAACCAGCTTAGGTCTTAAAACTTAGCACTACCCTAGAGGGGactcttagaatgtgggtttgggCCTAAcccaaccccaaaagctagttCATAGGGTGAGAGTTGCccccacttatatattttatctttgcaTTATCTCTAGTTGACGTAGGACTTGGATTTTTCCCAATACACCCCATCGCGCCCAACACTTTTGGGTTGGTGCGTCGATAACTTGGTGGTGACCCATTTAATGAATCTAGGATAGACtctgataccatcttagaatgtgggttttGGCCTAATTCAatcccaaaagctagctcatagggtgagggttgcccctcacttatatactctatcttggCCTTATCTCTAGCCGACGTGGGACTTGGGTTTTTCCCAATAAAATCCTAAGAACATctatatttcattttcatttttcagtttGTCTTGTCTGTACTTTTATGTTGCTGGTACTGATAATGATAGTAGTAACAGTGGTGATAATAATACACACTACATATACCATTAACTTGTTATTTGCTACAGTTTCTGTTTA
This window harbors:
- the LOC100800748 gene encoding uncharacterized protein, producing the protein MLIPNPIEPNPTMSSSFSSSRPLQQLIAVSRLKSSTVKKLPEPLRRAVADCLSSPLSPSNEPSRTLQDYLKALATTDLAYNAILEHTIAERERSPAVVTRCVALLKRYLLRYKPSEETLIQIDLFCSTMIAECDINPTQPWSLALNRQSGASNTSPLPVSTFASESLVKSLSYVRSLVAQHIPKRLFQPASFAGPPSSGQSLPTLSSLLSKSFNSQLTPASIPETPSSASVPKTLEKDSSALSVSRLSKIEKANETDELGFIAHDVLKWRWLEEPQSSSIGTENDRAVNSQDMTAHSFLEIGAAALLVGDIESKMKGQPWKFFGTDDMPYLDQLLQSSPVTPITNSDSARPHLRAITASKRTKPGSRQIWEDFPVTTFRPRARQLFQYRHYSEQQPLRLNPAEVQDVIAAVCSEAYSPNTNATTASTRLSNNSGKPSTDVAVSVLIKLIIDMYVLDSQTAAPLILSMLEDMLSSSKTACRVRAFDLILNLAVHAHLLEPIIADDASTIEEEYSQESYYDSDTQVMVQGSSKGSPQNKSDTGSAIDKFESWILNILYEILLLLVQSEEKDESVWASALSCLLYFVCDRGKIKRNRLRGLDIRVLKALVKSSRENSWAELVHCKLISMLTNMFYEVAESVPGKPKFLVDQLDLIGGVQFIFIEYSLANSREERKNLYLVLFDYILHQINETCIASGVNEYNDDEIQPLAALLAQTNAPEAFYISVKLGVEGIGEILRRSIASALSRYPNSERLNMLLEVVAEKFDSVISTFTHLDKEFSHMNQITKSLKFLENMEGVIMRNGIGLQAKHSWATLHSLLHSERISYRQNGYIWLGDLLIAEINGERDGNIWSSITYFLQKIAQAGTQDSSNTSDVPLPILLMCGLLKSKYCYIRWGFLFVLERLLMRCKFLLDEHEMQQSSTRDLGHGKKDWHLEKANAMIDIMSGALSLVFQINETDRINILKMCDILFSQLCLRVPPAAALTFGDDVQHGRNSNHTNVSKRFDGDNHVKQDTFHWDGHMEEANRRSGYHNNYHLDHETASMAALFQGRAVVPMQLIARVPAAILYWPLIQLAGAATDDIALGVAVGSKGRGNLPGATSDIRATLLLLLIGKCTADPVAFQEVGQEQFFRELLDDTDSRVAYYSSAFLLKRMMTENPEKYQHMLQNLVVKAQQSNNEKLLENPYLQMCGILQLANDLGIDL